One genomic region from Spirulina subsalsa PCC 9445 encodes:
- the trpE gene encoding anthranilate synthase component I has translation MIFPDFKQFCELAAQGNFIPVYQEWVADLETPVSAWYKICAGQPYSFLLESVEGGETLGRYSLLGSDPVWVLEARGEQTQQIHRDGTVIEFTGNPFDVLVDCLDPYHPVLLPQLPSGIGGLFGFWGYELIRWIENRVPVYPITEEDLPDGVWMQVDNLLIFDQVKRKIWAIAYADLRDPDVNLQDAYQAACDRVTTLVLKLQLPSPTEAKPLEWKSPESPASQTASLSCESNTPPEQFCANVDKAKDYIRAGDIFQVVLSQRLSAYYRGNPFDLYRSLRLINPSPYMAYYNFRNWQIIGSSPEVMVRAQKDPEGGTEAILRPIAGTRRRGQTPQEDKALEVDLLQDPKEIAEHVMLVDLGRNDLGRVCQSGTVKVDELMVIERYSHVMHIVSNVTGKLQKGKNAWDLLKATFPAGTVSGAPKIRAMEIIHELEPERRGPYSGVYGYYDFEGQLNSAIAIRTMVVRPQSPDQHLVSVQAGAGVVADSVPEKEYEETLNKAKGLLEAIRCLH, from the coding sequence ATGATTTTTCCCGATTTCAAGCAATTTTGCGAACTGGCAGCCCAAGGAAACTTTATTCCGGTGTATCAAGAATGGGTGGCTGATTTAGAAACTCCCGTTTCAGCTTGGTATAAAATCTGTGCTGGACAACCCTATAGCTTCCTGTTGGAGTCCGTAGAAGGGGGAGAAACTCTGGGGCGTTATAGTTTATTAGGCAGTGATCCCGTTTGGGTGTTAGAAGCCCGGGGAGAACAAACCCAACAAATCCATCGGGATGGCACGGTGATTGAGTTTACAGGCAATCCTTTTGATGTGTTGGTCGATTGTTTAGACCCCTATCATCCCGTACTGTTGCCCCAACTCCCCTCCGGTATTGGGGGCTTATTTGGCTTTTGGGGGTATGAGTTAATCCGGTGGATTGAAAATCGGGTTCCGGTGTATCCCATCACGGAGGAGGATTTACCCGATGGGGTATGGATGCAGGTGGACAACTTGCTGATTTTTGATCAGGTGAAACGGAAAATTTGGGCGATCGCCTATGCTGATTTAAGAGATCCTGATGTGAACCTCCAAGACGCTTATCAGGCGGCCTGCGATCGCGTGACTACCCTTGTCTTAAAGTTACAACTCCCCTCCCCCACTGAAGCCAAACCCCTCGAATGGAAATCCCCAGAAAGTCCCGCTTCCCAAACCGCCTCCCTCTCCTGCGAAAGTAACACCCCCCCCGAACAGTTTTGCGCCAATGTGGACAAAGCCAAAGACTATATCCGCGCTGGGGATATTTTTCAAGTGGTGTTATCTCAACGGTTGTCCGCCTACTATCGGGGCAATCCCTTTGATCTCTATCGTTCTTTGCGTTTGATTAATCCCTCCCCCTACATGGCCTATTACAACTTCCGCAACTGGCAAATTATCGGCTCCAGTCCCGAAGTCATGGTACGGGCGCAAAAAGACCCAGAGGGAGGCACAGAAGCCATTTTAAGACCCATTGCCGGGACTCGCCGCCGGGGACAAACCCCCCAAGAAGATAAAGCCCTAGAGGTGGATTTACTCCAAGATCCCAAGGAAATCGCCGAACACGTTATGCTCGTAGACCTCGGGCGCAATGATTTAGGGCGTGTCTGTCAAAGTGGGACGGTTAAGGTTGATGAGTTAATGGTCATTGAACGGTATTCCCATGTTATGCACATTGTTAGTAATGTGACAGGCAAATTACAGAAGGGTAAAAACGCTTGGGATTTACTGAAGGCAACCTTTCCCGCCGGAACCGTGAGTGGTGCGCCCAAAATCCGGGCAATGGAGATTATCCACGAACTGGAGCCGGAACGACGGGGGCCTTATTCGGGAGTCTATGGCTATTATGATTTTGAGGGTCAGTTAAATAGTGCGATCGCCATTCGGACAATGGTAGTCCGCCCCCAAAGCCCAGATCAGCATCTCGTCTCCGTGCAAGCGGGGGCTGGGGTAGTGGCTGACTCTGTACCGGAAAAGGAATATGAGGAAACCCTCAATAAAGCCAAGGGGTTATTAGAAGCCATTCGTTGTTTACATTGA
- the sppA gene encoding signal peptide peptidase SppA yields the protein MLRFFQQVIASLIGTLAALLILSTMGLGLFTLLIVAALSQEESPRLRNQSMLVFDLSLEIRDTEPILRFSESFGSGSPRAIALRRVLQNLEKAAQDDRIVGLLLDGSNGNPTAGYATLKEVRAALETFQESGKTIIAYDVNMGKKGYYLASLADRLILNPMGVLELNGLSSEQFFLAGALDQLGIGVQVVRVGDYKSAVEPLIQEEFSPENRQQISQLLQEIWGEYLAVVSGGRELNVSQVETAVNEQGILLPEAALAANLIDEVAHYDEVMGEIKELTGQDSKTRNFRQVSLSHYTTITVEAAARQPSQNKVAVVYAEGPIIYGRGGERQISSDRLVRQLRTIRHSDEVKAVVLRVNSPGGSATASDIILRELQLLAEEKPVVVSMGDVAASGGYWIATGADYIFAQPNTITGSIGVFGVIPNVAEISNNNGITWDGVKTSPFADIESISRPKNEAELALLQNFVNQIYDLFLEKVANSRDLSPSAVAEVAQGRIWSGIAAQNLGLVDELGGLENAIAHAAEKAELGDDWEAEEYIEEPRLEDILFRRLVMIFQAETQPQDPITKELSRLHGELSVLHQLNDPRDIYSHLLFDLRIR from the coding sequence ATGTTGCGTTTCTTTCAACAAGTTATTGCTAGTTTAATCGGTACCTTAGCGGCCTTGCTGATTTTATCGACTATGGGGCTGGGATTGTTCACCCTTTTGATTGTGGCGGCCTTAAGTCAAGAAGAATCGCCCCGACTGCGGAATCAATCGATGTTGGTGTTTGATTTGTCCTTAGAAATTCGGGACACGGAACCGATATTGCGGTTTTCGGAGAGTTTTGGGAGTGGTTCCCCGAGGGCGATCGCACTTCGTCGAGTCCTCCAAAATCTGGAGAAGGCCGCCCAAGATGATCGGATTGTGGGTCTATTGTTAGATGGGAGCAATGGCAATCCAACGGCTGGTTATGCCACCCTGAAGGAAGTGCGCGCTGCCTTGGAGACGTTTCAGGAGTCGGGCAAGACGATCATAGCCTACGACGTAAATATGGGCAAAAAGGGCTATTATTTGGCCTCCTTAGCCGATCGTCTGATTTTAAACCCTATGGGGGTGTTAGAACTCAATGGGTTAAGTTCGGAACAGTTCTTTTTAGCCGGGGCATTAGATCAGTTGGGGATTGGGGTGCAGGTGGTGCGTGTGGGAGATTATAAATCCGCCGTTGAACCTTTGATCCAAGAGGAATTTAGCCCCGAAAATCGGCAACAAATCAGCCAACTGTTACAAGAGATTTGGGGTGAGTATTTAGCCGTTGTGAGTGGGGGACGAGAACTGAATGTGTCTCAAGTGGAAACTGCCGTTAATGAACAAGGGATTTTATTACCCGAAGCGGCCTTAGCTGCCAATTTAATCGACGAGGTGGCTCATTACGATGAGGTGATGGGGGAAATCAAAGAGTTAACCGGACAAGACAGTAAAACACGCAATTTCCGGCAGGTGAGTTTAAGTCATTACACCACCATTACCGTAGAAGCAGCCGCCCGCCAACCCTCCCAGAATAAGGTGGCGGTGGTTTATGCGGAGGGGCCGATTATCTATGGCCGAGGGGGGGAACGACAGATTAGTAGCGATCGCCTGGTTCGACAATTGCGCACCATTCGCCACAGCGACGAGGTGAAAGCCGTTGTCTTGCGGGTGAATAGTCCGGGGGGGAGTGCCACGGCCTCAGATATTATTCTGCGGGAATTACAATTGTTAGCGGAGGAGAAACCTGTAGTTGTTTCTATGGGCGATGTGGCCGCCTCTGGGGGCTATTGGATCGCTACGGGGGCTGATTATATCTTCGCCCAACCCAACACGATTACAGGCTCTATCGGCGTGTTTGGGGTGATTCCCAATGTGGCGGAAATCTCCAATAATAATGGCATTACTTGGGATGGGGTGAAAACTTCGCCCTTTGCCGATATTGAGAGCATTTCTCGCCCTAAAAATGAGGCTGAGTTAGCCTTACTTCAGAACTTTGTCAATCAAATCTACGATTTGTTTTTAGAGAAAGTGGCCAACAGTCGGGATTTATCGCCCAGTGCGGTGGCTGAAGTGGCTCAAGGTCGCATCTGGTCAGGGATTGCTGCCCAGAATCTGGGGTTAGTGGATGAGTTGGGGGGTTTGGAAAATGCGATCGCCCATGCCGCCGAAAAAGCCGAATTAGGCGATGATTGGGAAGCGGAGGAGTACATCGAAGAACCTCGTTTAGAGGATATTCTGTTCCGTCGTCTTGTGATGATTTTCCAAGCAGAAACCCAACCCCAAGATCCCATCACGAAAGAATTATCCCGCTTACATGGAGAGTTAAGTGTGTTACATCAACTCAATGATCCTCGGGATATTTACAGCCATCTGCTCTTTGATTTACGCATTCGATAG
- the fni gene encoding type 2 isopentenyl-diphosphate Delta-isomerase, with amino-acid sequence MSILPPLSTTQTRKADHLRICLEEDVQFNRQTNGLERYQFNHCCLPELDYEDIDLTTRFLGHAVGMPVLISSMTGGTDQAKLINQRLAVVAQQYGLAMGVGSQRVAVEKPEVADTFVVRSFAPDILLFANLGAVQLNYTYGVEECLRVVDLLEANALILHLNPLQECIQPRGDRHFKGLLDKIEQICIKLPVPVIAKEVGNGISPVMATHLVNAGVRVIDVAGAGGTSWARVESERAENWLQRRLGETFADWGIPTADCVVSIRSLFPNLPLIASGGLRNGLDVAKTLALGANLAGLALPFLKAASQSPEALDEWVQLLQAELKTVLFCTGNPTIEALQQSSSLQQR; translated from the coding sequence ATGTCTATTTTGCCCCCCCTCAGCACCACCCAAACCCGCAAGGCTGACCATCTACGAATCTGTTTAGAGGAAGATGTCCAGTTTAATCGCCAAACGAACGGACTAGAACGTTATCAGTTTAATCATTGTTGCCTACCCGAATTAGATTATGAGGACATTGATCTCACGACTCGATTTTTAGGTCATGCTGTGGGGATGCCTGTCTTAATTTCTTCCATGACGGGAGGCACCGATCAGGCGAAGTTAATTAACCAGCGTTTGGCCGTTGTGGCGCAACAGTACGGTTTAGCTATGGGAGTAGGATCCCAACGGGTAGCCGTGGAAAAGCCGGAGGTCGCAGATACCTTTGTCGTGCGCTCTTTTGCGCCAGATATTCTCTTATTTGCCAATTTGGGCGCAGTGCAATTGAACTATACTTATGGGGTGGAGGAGTGCTTAAGGGTGGTGGATCTTCTAGAAGCCAATGCCTTAATCCTCCATTTAAATCCTTTACAGGAATGTATCCAACCCCGAGGAGATCGACATTTTAAGGGATTACTTGACAAAATTGAACAAATATGTATAAAGTTGCCTGTTCCGGTGATTGCCAAGGAGGTGGGGAATGGCATCTCCCCCGTGATGGCGACGCACTTGGTGAATGCAGGGGTGAGGGTGATTGATGTGGCTGGGGCTGGGGGAACGTCTTGGGCGCGGGTGGAAAGCGAACGGGCGGAAAATTGGTTACAACGGCGACTCGGGGAAACCTTTGCCGATTGGGGTATACCTACGGCGGACTGTGTGGTGAGTATTCGTAGTTTGTTCCCGAACTTACCCCTAATTGCTTCGGGGGGGCTACGCAATGGGCTAGATGTGGCGAAAACCTTGGCTTTAGGGGCGAATCTAGCCGGATTAGCTTTACCTTTCCTTAAGGCGGCATCCCAATCCCCAGAAGCTCTAGATGAGTGGGTACAATTGTTACAGGCTGAACTCAAAACGGTGCTTTTCTGTACAGGAAATCCTACGATAGAAGCGTTGCAACAGTCTTCTAGTTTGCAACAACGTTAG
- a CDS encoding tetratricopeptide repeat protein, translated as MRTTQKRSPWIYLVLVAVLVLFIGVPLVPLVSSALRGRTSPVANNSGSGFQLSVADQTELENRAHSYELVLRDDPNNTTVLRRLLEVRLEQGKLQQALAPLETLSQLQPDQPDYTILLAQARQHLGDYEGSFRAYDRILQANPGDVNALQGMINLQLQQNRPEGAIGRLQDTLKLAAQANAANPGSVDVASVQLLLGWVYAYQERFTEAIAVYDQIMSANPGDFRPVWAKAEILKRQGQYSQAKPLYQAAVALAPPRYKDQIQQIADQLAQMPPPTPDSPVESPE; from the coding sequence GTGAGAACTACCCAGAAAAGAAGTCCTTGGATTTATCTAGTCCTAGTGGCGGTGTTGGTGCTGTTTATCGGTGTTCCTCTCGTGCCACTGGTGAGTAGTGCCTTGCGAGGGAGAACCAGTCCAGTCGCTAATAATTCAGGGTCAGGATTCCAGCTTTCTGTAGCGGATCAGACGGAATTAGAAAATCGCGCCCATAGTTATGAGTTGGTACTGCGAGATGACCCTAACAATACAACGGTTTTAAGGCGCTTGCTAGAAGTCCGGTTAGAACAAGGGAAACTACAACAGGCACTAGCCCCCCTAGAGACACTGAGCCAACTACAACCGGATCAGCCGGACTATACCATTTTGTTAGCCCAAGCGAGACAACATTTAGGGGATTATGAGGGGTCTTTCCGAGCCTATGACCGCATCTTACAAGCCAATCCGGGGGATGTGAACGCGCTGCAAGGAATGATCAACCTTCAGTTACAACAAAATCGCCCCGAGGGAGCAATTGGACGGCTTCAGGATACCTTAAAACTGGCGGCTCAAGCCAATGCCGCGAATCCCGGAAGTGTAGATGTGGCTTCGGTTCAGTTATTGCTGGGCTGGGTGTATGCTTATCAAGAACGATTCACTGAGGCGATCGCCGTTTATGACCAAATCATGAGCGCCAATCCCGGAGATTTCCGTCCTGTCTGGGCAAAAGCCGAAATTCTCAAGCGACAAGGACAGTATAGCCAAGCGAAACCCCTCTATCAGGCCGCCGTTGCCTTGGCTCCCCCGCGCTACAAAGACCAAATTCAGCAAATTGCCGATCAACTGGCCCAAATGCCCCCCCCGACTCCCGATTCTCCAGTAGAAAGTCCCGAATAA
- a CDS encoding ABC transporter ATP-binding protein, with amino-acid sequence MDSSNVVLQTHHLQKKYGALQAVEDVSLTVRKGDVFGFLGPNGAGKTTTISMILGLTRPTRGEVRVLDRRVTPQKNQVLRQVGALVGAIPGLIPYLCARENLRLMSQLYPHVSSQRVDEVLELVGLHGVGKRPTSQFSTGMKQRLGMGLAILHQPQLLVLDEPTNGMDPAGMQEMRQIIQQLAKEGVTIFLSSHLLNEVEQVCNRIAVLHQGKLVAQGAIAELRGEEKNVRVKAKDLDAVEAVLRSLPEIPPFQRQEEAIDITGLDSEWVIQQLVEHQVYPSEVFYTGYDLERLFLELTQKAQG; translated from the coding sequence ATGGATAGTAGTAACGTTGTTTTACAAACTCATCATCTCCAGAAAAAATACGGCGCGCTGCAAGCGGTCGAGGATGTGAGTTTAACGGTGCGTAAAGGCGATGTCTTCGGCTTTTTAGGCCCCAATGGTGCGGGGAAAACCACCACCATTAGCATGATTTTAGGCTTAACTCGTCCGACTCGGGGAGAGGTGCGGGTGTTGGATCGTCGGGTAACTCCCCAAAAAAACCAAGTCTTACGGCAAGTGGGGGCTTTGGTGGGGGCAATTCCGGGCTTGATTCCCTATCTCTGCGCGCGGGAAAATTTGCGCTTGATGAGTCAGTTATATCCTCACGTTTCCTCCCAGCGTGTTGATGAGGTGTTGGAGTTGGTGGGTTTACACGGGGTAGGAAAACGCCCGACTTCCCAGTTTTCAACGGGGATGAAACAACGCTTAGGGATGGGATTGGCGATTTTACACCAACCTCAGTTATTAGTTTTAGATGAACCAACCAACGGCATGGACCCGGCAGGAATGCAGGAGATGCGCCAGATTATTCAACAGTTGGCTAAGGAGGGGGTGACTATTTTCCTCTCTAGTCACTTGTTGAATGAGGTTGAACAGGTCTGTAATCGCATTGCTGTGCTACATCAAGGGAAATTGGTCGCCCAAGGTGCGATCGCCGAATTACGCGGAGAAGAAAAAAATGTTCGTGTCAAGGCCAAGGATTTAGATGCTGTGGAAGCTGTTTTACGCAGTTTACCGGAAATTCCCCCTTTTCAACGTCAGGAGGAAGCCATTGATATTACAGGTCTAGACAGTGAATGGGTGATTCAGCAATTAGTAGAACATCAAGTCTATCCCTCAGAGGTCTTTTATACAGGTTATGATCTCGAACGGTTATTTTTAGAGTTGACCCAAAAAGCCCAAGGTTGA
- a CDS encoding carbonic anhydrase: MEKLVRGLRHFQTDYFSKHQDLFQQLSLGQHPRVLFITCSDSRIDPNLITDAEPGELFVIRNAGNIIPPYGATNGGEGAAIEYAVQALGIKDIIVCGHSHCGAMKGLLKLEKLEEEMPLVYEWLKEAEATRRLVKENYSELTGEDLLNITIAENVLTQIENLRTYPVIHSKLRQGKLHLSAWVYHIENGKVFAYDAIRHEYVSPSSPLEPLDPEELLPNSIGHPASWLSPEQAHRIYRGSYHHQGVKS; encoded by the coding sequence ATGGAAAAATTAGTGCGCGGTTTGCGTCATTTCCAAACCGATTATTTTAGTAAGCACCAAGACCTATTTCAACAACTTTCTTTAGGTCAACATCCCCGAGTTTTATTTATTACTTGTTCTGACTCCCGCATTGACCCCAATTTAATTACAGATGCTGAACCCGGGGAACTTTTTGTGATTCGGAATGCCGGAAATATTATTCCACCCTACGGCGCAACCAATGGAGGGGAAGGTGCGGCGATTGAATACGCCGTGCAAGCATTAGGAATCAAGGATATTATTGTCTGTGGTCATTCCCACTGCGGGGCAATGAAGGGATTGCTAAAATTAGAAAAACTAGAGGAAGAAATGCCCCTAGTTTATGAGTGGTTAAAAGAAGCAGAAGCCACTCGTCGTTTAGTGAAAGAAAATTACTCTGAATTAACGGGAGAAGATTTATTAAACATTACCATTGCTGAAAATGTTTTAACTCAAATTGAAAACCTCAGAACCTATCCAGTAATTCACTCCAAACTCCGTCAAGGGAAGCTACATCTTAGTGCATGGGTTTATCATATTGAAAATGGCAAGGTGTTTGCCTATGATGCAATTCGACATGAATATGTCTCCCCGTCGAGTCCCTTAGAACCTTTAGATCCCGAGGAATTGTTACCCAACAGCATTGGACATCCGGCTAGTTGGTTATCTCCTGAACAAGCCCATCGCATTTATCGCGGATCTTATCATCATCAAGGGGTTAAAAGTTAG
- a CDS encoding tetratricopeptide repeat protein, which yields MKTRFGLALFLSLFLTVSLSPVYGQSSRLEQMFQAGKTAYQEGNFEGAVEIWQQVLEMAPENPSAYINLGLALMEQGAVDEAVTAYQKAIELDPNNAIAYNNLGNAFKAQNNLSVARSAYQQAIDLDPNFAVAYSNLGVLLRIQGRTRDAINAYRRAISLDPNYAQAHNNLGNLLSAQGNLQEAIQAYARAIQIEPTAIRYYNLGITLMAQGNYPQAIDAYLKALELDENYIEAYINLGIAHKANEQLEAAVEAYQRALALDGNNAIAYSNLGNVLSEIGQLEEAIAAHRRAVQLQPSAIRHNNLGSALAQSGDLAGAKQQFERALRLDRNYTTARENLQIIEQALSGDQ from the coding sequence ATGAAAACGCGCTTTGGCTTGGCACTGTTTTTGAGTTTGTTTTTAACCGTTTCTCTGTCTCCAGTCTATGGACAAAGTTCACGCCTTGAACAAATGTTTCAAGCGGGCAAGACGGCCTATCAGGAGGGAAATTTTGAGGGGGCTGTAGAGATTTGGCAGCAGGTGCTGGAGATGGCTCCGGAGAATCCCTCGGCGTATATTAATTTAGGTCTGGCGTTGATGGAACAGGGGGCTGTGGATGAGGCGGTGACGGCCTATCAAAAAGCGATTGAACTCGACCCGAATAATGCGATCGCCTACAATAATTTGGGCAATGCCTTTAAAGCCCAGAATAACCTCTCAGTGGCGCGTTCTGCCTATCAACAGGCGATTGATCTTGACCCAAATTTTGCCGTTGCCTACAGTAATTTGGGGGTATTATTAAGAATCCAAGGTCGGACGAGAGATGCCATTAATGCGTACCGTCGGGCGATCTCCCTTGACCCCAATTATGCCCAAGCCCATAATAATCTCGGAAACCTTCTCAGCGCTCAAGGCAACTTACAAGAAGCCATTCAAGCCTATGCTCGGGCGATTCAAATCGAACCCACGGCTATCCGCTACTATAATTTGGGCATTACCCTAATGGCGCAGGGCAATTATCCCCAAGCTATTGATGCTTATCTCAAGGCTCTTGAACTAGACGAGAATTATATTGAAGCCTATATCAATCTGGGCATTGCCCACAAAGCCAATGAGCAACTAGAGGCGGCTGTTGAGGCTTATCAACGGGCGCTTGCTTTAGATGGAAATAATGCGATCGCCTACAGCAACCTCGGCAATGTTTTAAGCGAAATCGGACAGCTAGAGGAAGCCATTGCCGCCCACCGTCGCGCTGTCCAACTCCAACCCAGCGCCATCCGCCATAATAACCTAGGGTCTGCCCTCGCCCAAAGTGGGGATCTCGCGGGAGCAAAACAACAGTTTGAACGAGCTTTACGCTTAGATCGGAACTACACCACAGCGCGGGAAAATTTGCAAATTATTGAACAAGCTTTGAGTGGTGATCAATAG